In Massilia antarctica, the following are encoded in one genomic region:
- a CDS encoding M12 family metallo-peptidase yields the protein MTMKPWNPLDNGGLHHPRSAACKKSSLALCIALAFAAAPFAQAGAAGPTAAAAVSTQRAAPYWQDVAAPANRMSATSVRTPALALKRFRGATLDAAGMQSLLADAPLERGSSALASTQTISLPHPDGGYQRFTLVESPIMEAGLAAKHPEIKTYKGRGIDDPSATLRMDITPLGLHASVRSANGAWYVDPYYHLDTSMYASYNRIDLINSHGPLVEGAQAESQLALSHSFYKEGDVVEVRGSGFTPGASVNLSVRGEGDTATLHSVAATADGKGVVTASLPAGRSGAFEVSATDGKTTSATPFRVMDGGMTPNAVVSDQLRTYRLALVTDPNYASYFGGAANVTAAKVTLINRVTQVYEDETAIRLTLIDATDALNLDTAAQMTGTDGPCGAAACYTPTQAEGCASSTLSRTRVVTGLLAGASNFDVGHIALGLNGGGIASLGVVGGSAKAQGCTGLPKPVGDSFAVDYVAHELGHQFSGNHTFNGITSNCSGGNRNGGTSVEVGSGSSIMAYAGICGTDNLQPHSDPYWSQRSLDEIVAYTSSAESALNEVQVVALRGFNTAGQQFRINVSGNLSAPIVRGTNYTTAGVKAALEGSPGWPAGATVTVSALSDTAFTVTFNGALAGTNVAALKLVDCSNGCSGLVGEVAKGGPTTRGGAVSASGNIAPVVTVAAGYTIPLRTPFALTGSATDADGDLITYMWEQNDRGAASGTGLISNTKLNGPLFRQFGTRAVVTNAGSLEYNSAGENHTTADPTRVFPDMAQILANNTNAVTGACAVAATPPSGADIDCYSEFLPTADYVGLAGTNASPPSLNFKLTARDGRGGVNSASTSLVLAPNAGPFLVTSFDTAVTLDAGTAQTVTWNVANTNVAPVNTASVNIALSIDGGKTWPYQLADGVPNNGSAKVSLPAVTTKAARIKVEAVGNVFFDVSNADFTIHLAGDLNSDGTADCADLAIVKASFGKRSGEAGFDVRADVVADGVVNARDLTYVAQRLSKGTSCN from the coding sequence ATGACAATGAAGCCTTGGAATCCGTTAGACAACGGCGGATTGCACCATCCGCGTAGCGCCGCATGCAAGAAATCCTCTCTTGCCCTGTGTATTGCCCTTGCCTTTGCCGCCGCGCCATTCGCGCAGGCTGGCGCGGCCGGACCGACCGCCGCAGCGGCCGTGTCGACCCAGCGCGCCGCGCCGTACTGGCAGGACGTTGCAGCCCCCGCCAACCGGATGAGCGCCACCAGCGTCCGCACGCCGGCCCTGGCTCTCAAGCGCTTCCGCGGCGCCACCCTGGATGCGGCCGGCATGCAGTCGCTGCTGGCCGACGCCCCGCTCGAACGCGGCAGCAGCGCGCTGGCCAGCACCCAGACGATTTCGCTGCCGCACCCGGATGGCGGCTACCAGCGTTTCACCCTGGTCGAATCGCCCATCATGGAAGCCGGCCTGGCCGCCAAACACCCCGAGATCAAGACCTACAAGGGCCGTGGCATTGATGATCCGAGCGCCACCCTGCGCATGGACATCACGCCGCTGGGCCTGCACGCCTCGGTGCGCTCGGCCAATGGCGCCTGGTATGTGGACCCGTACTACCATCTCGACACGAGCATGTACGCCAGCTACAACCGTATCGACCTGATCAACTCGCACGGCCCGCTGGTCGAAGGCGCGCAGGCCGAATCGCAACTGGCGCTGTCGCATTCGTTTTATAAAGAGGGCGATGTGGTCGAGGTACGCGGTTCCGGCTTTACGCCGGGCGCGAGCGTCAACCTGAGCGTGCGCGGCGAAGGCGACACCGCCACCTTGCACAGCGTCGCGGCCACGGCCGACGGCAAGGGCGTGGTGACGGCCAGCCTGCCTGCCGGCCGTTCCGGCGCCTTCGAGGTCAGCGCGACCGACGGCAAGACCACCAGCGCCACCCCGTTCCGCGTGATGGATGGCGGCATGACGCCGAATGCCGTCGTCAGCGACCAGTTGCGCACCTACCGCCTGGCGCTGGTCACCGATCCCAACTACGCCAGCTACTTCGGCGGTGCGGCCAACGTCACGGCCGCCAAGGTCACCTTGATCAACCGGGTCACCCAGGTCTACGAGGATGAAACGGCGATCCGCCTGACCCTGATCGACGCCACCGATGCCCTGAACCTCGACACTGCGGCCCAGATGACCGGCACCGACGGCCCCTGCGGCGCGGCGGCGTGCTACACCCCCACCCAGGCGGAAGGCTGCGCCAGCTCCACCCTGTCGCGCACCCGGGTCGTGACCGGCCTGCTGGCGGGAGCGAGCAACTTCGACGTCGGCCACATTGCGCTCGGCCTGAACGGCGGCGGCATTGCCAGCCTCGGCGTGGTTGGCGGCAGCGCCAAGGCGCAGGGCTGCACCGGCCTGCCCAAGCCGGTCGGCGACTCGTTCGCCGTCGACTATGTGGCGCATGAACTCGGCCACCAGTTTTCCGGCAACCATACCTTCAACGGCATCACTTCCAATTGCAGCGGCGGCAACCGCAATGGCGGCACCTCGGTGGAAGTGGGCAGCGGCTCGTCGATCATGGCCTACGCCGGCATCTGCGGCACCGACAACCTGCAGCCGCACAGTGATCCGTACTGGTCGCAGCGCAGCCTCGACGAAATCGTGGCCTACACGTCCAGCGCCGAGTCGGCCCTGAACGAAGTCCAGGTCGTGGCACTGAGGGGTTTCAATACGGCAGGCCAGCAATTCCGGATCAATGTCAGCGGCAACCTGTCGGCGCCGATCGTACGGGGCACCAATTACACCACGGCCGGGGTCAAGGCCGCGCTCGAAGGCAGCCCGGGCTGGCCGGCTGGCGCCACGGTGACGGTCAGCGCACTGTCGGACACGGCATTTACGGTGACCTTCAACGGTGCCCTCGCCGGCACCAATGTGGCGGCACTCAAGCTGGTCGACTGCAGCAATGGCTGCAGCGGCCTGGTGGGTGAAGTCGCCAAGGGCGGACCGACCACGCGCGGCGGCGCCGTGTCGGCGTCGGGTAACATCGCCCCTGTCGTGACGGTGGCGGCCGGCTACACGATCCCCCTGCGCACGCCGTTCGCCCTGACCGGCAGCGCGACCGATGCCGATGGCGACTTGATCACCTACATGTGGGAGCAGAACGACCGCGGCGCCGCCAGCGGCACCGGCTTGATCAGCAACACCAAGCTCAATGGCCCGCTGTTCCGCCAGTTCGGCACGCGCGCAGTCGTGACCAACGCCGGTTCGCTCGAATACAACTCGGCGGGCGAGAACCACACGACGGCCGACCCGACCCGGGTGTTCCCGGACATGGCGCAGATCCTGGCCAACAACACCAATGCGGTCACGGGTGCCTGTGCCGTTGCCGCCACGCCGCCGAGCGGCGCCGATATCGACTGCTACTCGGAGTTCCTGCCGACCGCCGATTACGTCGGCCTGGCTGGCACCAACGCCTCGCCGCCATCCTTGAACTTCAAGCTGACGGCGCGCGACGGCAGGGGCGGCGTCAACAGCGCCAGCACCAGCCTGGTGCTGGCGCCGAACGCGGGGCCGTTCCTGGTCACCTCGTTCGACACGGCGGTCACGCTCGACGCGGGCACGGCGCAGACAGTCACCTGGAATGTTGCCAACACCAATGTTGCGCCGGTGAACACGGCGAGCGTGAACATCGCGCTCTCGATTGACGGCGGCAAGACCTGGCCTTACCAGCTGGCCGACGGCGTGCCGAACAACGGCAGCGCCAAGGTGAGCTTGCCGGCGGTGACGACGAAAGCGGCGCGCATCAAGGTCGAAGCGGTCGGCAACGTGTTCTTCGACGTGTCGAATGCCGACTTCACGATCCACCTGGCGGGCGACTTGAACAGCGATGGCACTGCCGATTGCGCCGACCTGGCGATCGTCAAGGCATCGTTCGGCAAGCGCAGCGGCGAGGCGGGCTTTGACGTCCGCGCCGATGTGGTTGCCGATGGCGTCGTCAATGCACGCGACCTGACTTATGTAGCGCAGCGCCTGTCGAAAGGCACTTCCTGCAACTGA
- a CDS encoding ankyrin repeat domain-containing protein — protein MISSPDRHGNPPPQRQLKALMALPSYPVLARFLGASLIVLSGTTADAAPKPKPRKAAPAAAADCHCEPIGRTYTATPTPDVIALWAAARAGDEAAFLSVLPRITRLADYAVDNRPILQALLWSPAAQVGADDAEKTPQAIAQRLAAHRARMPAITRMIAAAIAHGASVTDATSESSRPPLHLAMVFGTPDIVRMLLAAGAPVEGRDRREGSTALEFVLKQEYFMRTTSKTPLVSRTERSVMLLHLFKAGALRPYRRQDAQAKKEGIDRPMADYVAWNSFLAVTEGAEVVRALIKTGTRPVFDLEHGNDPTALAVAAANGDAAAVAVVRTLLARAAPGKQQWNIELDAAQAAAAAGHMALARSLAARGMPFDQIGPRGFNREVLGFERPEFAKATLLHFAVRAGDAAFVRELVSMGALADGVPAPTGDEMEAGLAPPLADALLADSPAMAALLLELGADPLRGRPQILEDALEKGDVAKVELLLRHISPARRAAFAAATPRVAAAWSRSAALNTPQSRPVIKALLAQAGFDARRISAGRLGSFILEGNDVLARELIDGGAAVNCGDCTGPDDVQTPSDPGTSTPLTAAIAMRQPDLVTLLLAHGAQVNRVDGAGRLQVQVALRSGQDELLTRLLGAGARLDFGAGTGGGASAIDLAIGSGKIALVDRIAALSGTSVAAACVASPEAARALLDGSEAYLDALVARGLKFDRPCADKATLLARMYGALLDKHALPLMGEQRASMTRRLARIDATGGAAVRLGEDARSPLQEAIRRRRADLVGILLDNGAKADDAGAWQAVVSRQPAILRLLASHGAPLSAATPAGPSLADHVRCRESASFRAVAALPAASGAAACPVDAAMTAQEQARAATLAGHYYLRGVSEVGAELLLRADGSFDYALSYGATDQAAKGRWRVLADKVVLSSAPGEAGPPFKLVGATLDKAQAGIALRFRYQGKPLEELTVFIPGKDGPLRYEPRAQDGFWLLPGSGKSRVIAVHHDGIPTADWNMIDLPGAANRFDFEIDARMIEDDEGFDVMLDIDGAALRMQRKEGVPMQFERQ, from the coding sequence ATGATTTCCAGCCCTGACCGGCATGGCAATCCGCCCCCGCAGCGCCAACTGAAAGCCCTCATGGCCCTCCCGTCCTATCCCGTGCTCGCCCGCTTCCTGGGCGCGTCATTGATCGTATTGAGCGGCACCACGGCCGATGCCGCCCCCAAGCCCAAGCCGCGCAAGGCCGCGCCCGCGGCTGCCGCGGACTGCCACTGCGAGCCGATCGGCCGCACCTACACCGCCACGCCCACGCCCGATGTCATCGCCCTGTGGGCTGCCGCCAGGGCCGGTGATGAAGCCGCATTCCTGTCCGTGCTGCCGCGCATCACCAGGCTGGCAGACTATGCCGTCGACAATCGCCCGATACTGCAAGCCTTGCTGTGGTCACCCGCGGCGCAGGTCGGCGCCGACGATGCCGAGAAAACGCCGCAGGCCATCGCGCAGCGACTGGCCGCCCACCGCGCGCGCATGCCCGCCATCACACGCATGATCGCCGCCGCCATCGCGCACGGCGCCAGCGTGACCGATGCCACGTCCGAGTCGTCGCGCCCGCCGCTGCACCTGGCGATGGTGTTCGGCACCCCCGACATTGTCAGGATGCTGCTGGCGGCGGGCGCGCCGGTGGAAGGACGCGACCGGCGCGAAGGCAGCACGGCGCTCGAATTCGTGCTCAAGCAGGAATACTTCATGCGCACGACGTCGAAGACGCCGCTGGTGTCGCGCACCGAACGCAGCGTCATGCTGCTGCACCTGTTCAAGGCCGGTGCGCTGCGCCCGTACCGGCGCCAGGATGCGCAAGCGAAAAAGGAAGGCATCGACCGGCCGATGGCGGACTACGTGGCATGGAACTCCTTCCTGGCCGTGACCGAGGGCGCCGAGGTGGTGCGGGCCCTCATCAAGACCGGCACCCGCCCGGTATTCGACCTCGAACACGGCAACGACCCGACCGCGCTGGCCGTGGCCGCCGCCAATGGCGATGCCGCCGCCGTGGCCGTGGTGCGCACCTTGCTTGCGCGAGCGGCGCCTGGCAAGCAGCAATGGAACATCGAGCTCGACGCCGCGCAAGCCGCGGCCGCGGCCGGACATATGGCCTTGGCCAGGTCGCTGGCGGCGCGCGGCATGCCGTTCGACCAGATCGGCCCGCGCGGCTTCAATCGCGAGGTGCTCGGCTTCGAGCGGCCCGAGTTTGCCAAAGCGACCTTGCTGCACTTCGCGGTGCGCGCCGGCGATGCCGCCTTCGTGCGCGAGCTGGTGTCCATGGGCGCGCTGGCCGATGGCGTGCCCGCGCCGACCGGGGACGAGATGGAAGCCGGCCTGGCGCCGCCGCTGGCCGACGCGCTGCTGGCGGACAGTCCCGCCATGGCGGCACTGCTGCTTGAACTGGGCGCCGATCCGCTGCGAGGGCGTCCTCAGATCCTGGAAGACGCCCTTGAAAAAGGCGACGTCGCCAAGGTCGAGCTGTTGCTGCGCCATATCAGCCCGGCGCGGCGCGCCGCGTTTGCAGCAGCCACGCCGCGGGTGGCCGCTGCCTGGTCCAGGTCGGCAGCGCTCAACACACCGCAATCCCGGCCCGTTATCAAGGCCTTGCTCGCGCAGGCTGGCTTCGACGCCAGGCGCATCAGCGCGGGCAGGCTCGGTTCGTTCATCCTGGAAGGCAACGACGTTCTGGCGCGCGAGCTGATCGACGGTGGCGCCGCCGTCAACTGCGGCGACTGCACCGGGCCCGACGATGTCCAGACCCCTTCCGACCCCGGCACGAGCACGCCGCTCACCGCCGCCATCGCCATGCGGCAGCCCGACCTGGTGACGCTGTTGCTGGCGCACGGCGCCCAGGTCAACCGGGTCGACGGTGCCGGCCGTTTGCAGGTCCAGGTGGCCTTGCGGAGTGGCCAGGACGAGCTGCTCACGCGGCTTCTCGGCGCCGGCGCCAGACTAGACTTCGGCGCCGGCACCGGCGGCGGGGCATCGGCGATCGACCTGGCGATCGGCTCGGGCAAGATCGCGCTGGTGGACCGGATCGCCGCCTTGTCGGGCACCAGTGTCGCCGCTGCCTGCGTCGCCAGCCCGGAGGCGGCGCGCGCCCTGCTGGACGGGAGCGAGGCTTACCTCGACGCCCTGGTCGCGCGCGGCCTGAAGTTCGACCGTCCCTGTGCGGACAAGGCCACCTTGCTGGCGCGGATGTACGGCGCGCTGCTCGACAAGCACGCACTGCCCTTGATGGGCGAACAGCGCGCCTCGATGACCCGGCGCCTGGCGCGCATCGACGCCACCGGCGGGGCCGCCGTGCGCCTGGGTGAAGACGCCCGTTCCCCGCTGCAGGAAGCCATCCGGCGCCGCCGTGCGGACCTGGTGGGCATCTTGCTCGACAACGGCGCCAAAGCCGATGACGCAGGCGCGTGGCAGGCCGTGGTGAGCCGCCAGCCCGCCATCCTGCGCCTGCTGGCGTCGCACGGCGCGCCGTTGTCGGCGGCCACGCCGGCGGGACCGAGCCTGGCCGATCATGTGCGTTGCCGCGAAAGCGCGTCGTTCCGCGCGGTGGCGGCGCTGCCCGCTGCCTCCGGCGCCGCCGCCTGCCCGGTTGACGCGGCGATGACGGCGCAGGAACAGGCGCGCGCCGCCACCCTGGCCGGCCACTATTACCTGAGGGGCGTCAGCGAGGTGGGCGCCGAGCTGCTGCTGCGGGCCGACGGCAGCTTCGACTACGCCCTGTCCTACGGCGCCACCGACCAGGCGGCCAAGGGACGCTGGCGGGTGCTGGCCGACAAGGTGGTGCTGTCGAGCGCGCCGGGCGAGGCCGGACCGCCTTTCAAGCTGGTCGGCGCCACTCTCGATAAAGCCCAGGCCGGCATCGCGCTGCGTTTTCGCTATCAGGGCAAGCCGCTGGAGGAGTTGACCGTCTTCATACCGGGAAAGGACGGCCCGTTGCGCTACGAGCCGCGGGCGCAGGATGGCTTCTGGCTGTTGCCCGGATCCGGCAAGAGCCGGGTGATCGCGGTGCACCACGACGGCATCCCTACGGCGGACTGGAACATGATCGACTTGCCGGGCGCCGCGAACCGCTTCGACTTCGAGATCGACGCCAGGATGATCGAGGACGACGAAGGTTTCGATGTCATGCTGGACATCGACGGCGCCGCGCTGCGGATGCAACGAAAAGAGGGCGTTCCGATGCAATTCGAGCGGCAGTAA
- a CDS encoding acyl-CoA thioesterase — protein sequence MQTITPQPGDIDGLNHTNNAVYVQWCEQIGWAHSHKLGLNLDDYRRLDRAMAIRRGEYDYLLPTVLGESLTLATWLTGGDGKIAMERRFQLVRERDGVTVLRGRWDLVCIEISSGRVRRMPAEFLEAYVAAA from the coding sequence GTGCAGACGATCACACCCCAGCCCGGGGATATCGACGGGCTCAATCACACCAACAATGCCGTGTACGTTCAATGGTGCGAACAGATCGGCTGGGCGCATTCCCACAAGCTTGGTTTGAACCTGGACGATTACCGCCGCCTCGACCGGGCCATGGCGATCCGGCGCGGCGAGTACGACTATCTGCTTCCCACCGTGCTGGGCGAGTCCCTGACCCTGGCCACCTGGCTGACCGGCGGCGATGGCAAGATCGCGATGGAGCGGCGTTTTCAACTGGTCAGGGAGCGCGATGGCGTCACCGTCCTGCGCGGGCGCTGGGACCTGGTGTGCATTGAAATCAGCAGCGGCCGGGTGCGCCGCATGCCCGCCGAGTTTCTCGAGGCGTATGTTGCTGCCGCATGA
- a CDS encoding cohesin domain-containing protein, giving the protein MTILKKCLAAMLLAASTQAFAIPTLSLSATPAPATVGSTMDLAVRISDIADLYGYQFTLTFDAALLKANSVAEGAFLGTAGPTFSDGGVIDNATGMISFVFNTRLGAGAGASGSGDLAHISLNALSAGSAALTFSDVLFLDSHQNEIAVRADNGSVQVVPEPASYLMMGVGLVALGAMRRRQLGARA; this is encoded by the coding sequence ATGACGATTTTGAAGAAATGCCTGGCTGCCATGCTGCTGGCCGCCAGTACCCAGGCTTTTGCTATTCCAACGCTGTCCCTGAGCGCCACACCAGCGCCGGCCACGGTGGGCTCGACGATGGACCTGGCCGTGAGAATTTCCGACATTGCGGACCTGTACGGCTACCAGTTCACGCTCACTTTTGACGCGGCTTTGCTCAAGGCGAACAGTGTCGCCGAGGGCGCTTTCCTGGGCACGGCCGGGCCGACCTTCAGCGACGGCGGCGTGATCGACAACGCGACCGGCATGATTTCGTTCGTGTTCAACACGCGGCTGGGTGCAGGGGCCGGTGCTTCCGGCAGCGGCGACCTGGCGCATATCAGCCTTAACGCGCTCTCCGCGGGCAGCGCGGCGCTGACGTTTTCCGACGTGCTTTTCCTGGACTCCCACCAGAACGAGATCGCGGTCAGGGCCGATAACGGTTCGGTGCAGGTCGTGCCCGAGCCGGCCAGCTACCTGATGATGGGCGTCGGCCTGGTGGCGCTGGGCGCGATGCGGCGCCGGCAGTTGGGCGCGCGCGCCTGA
- a CDS encoding PaaI family thioesterase, translating to MPDIHNIAREIFEAQPFSQFLGAKLVSTGPTEAEIRIDITDNLKQQHGFVHGGVVSYLADNAITFAGGVALGGNALTSEYKINYVRPATGTHLIARAQAKSVGKRQAVCSAEIYAVQDGVEKICAIAQGTVVRSD from the coding sequence ATGCCCGACATTCACAATATTGCACGCGAAATCTTTGAAGCCCAGCCGTTCAGCCAATTCCTGGGGGCCAAGCTCGTCAGCACCGGACCGACTGAAGCGGAAATCCGCATCGACATCACTGATAATCTGAAACAGCAGCACGGTTTCGTGCATGGCGGGGTGGTCAGCTACCTCGCCGACAACGCGATTACCTTCGCCGGTGGCGTAGCGCTCGGCGGCAATGCCCTGACATCCGAGTACAAGATCAACTACGTCAGACCCGCGACGGGAACGCATCTGATCGCTCGCGCCCAGGCAAAGAGCGTCGGAAAGCGCCAGGCCGTTTGCTCGGCGGAGATCTATGCGGTGCAAGACGGGGTGGAGAAAATCTGCGCTATCGCACAAGGCACCGTGGTGCGCAGTGACTAG